In Jeotgalibaca arthritidis, a single genomic region encodes these proteins:
- a CDS encoding ferredoxin, with amino-acid sequence MHYTKINKESCIACGLCQLIAPDLYEYDQDGIAYTKKDDNKGIIAVENDELDVFKKAYTSCPTGAILRSNTPFE; translated from the coding sequence ATGCATTATACCAAAATTAACAAGGAAAGTTGTATTGCTTGCGGATTATGCCAATTAATAGCGCCAGATTTATATGAGTACGATCAAGATGGCATCGCTTATACAAAAAAAGACGACAATAAAGGCATTATTGCTGTCGAAAACGATGAACTAGACGTATTCAAAAAAGCATATACGAGTTGCCCAACTGGCGCAATTCTTCGTTCTAATACGCCTTTTGAATAA
- a CDS encoding HU family DNA-binding protein has translation MTNKAELVERVADKTNLTKKEVTATVDALFEAIQEALQNGEKVQVIGFGNFEVRDRAARKGRNPQTGEEIQIEATKVPAFKPGKALKDAVKG, from the coding sequence ATGACAAACAAAGCTGAATTAGTAGAACGCGTTGCTGATAAAACAAACCTTACAAAAAAGGAAGTTACAGCTACTGTAGATGCATTATTTGAAGCAATTCAAGAAGCTTTACAAAACGGTGAAAAAGTTCAAGTTATCGGATTTGGTAACTTTGAAGTACGTGACCGTGCTGCTCGTAAAGGACGTAACCCTCAAACAGGGGAAGAAATCCAAATCGAAGCAACTAAAGTACCTGCTTTCAAACCAGGTAAAGCATTGAAAGATGCAGTTAAAGGGTAA
- a CDS encoding LysM peptidoglycan-binding domain-containing protein, whose amino-acid sequence MSKKNKNQEEPWSRRFGEDESNNTRQYSRSARKYKKQEIAPLYKVILFVFLALLVIPFATYAWSEKTKKDPEPQTAEQVMVKKPQSAQSSSGSQVSSEEESSEESVSSSESVDEQSSESRPIESEEKPESSTPSSEATPPVESTPVEEEPNDGVYSNTYTIKAGDNLYRIAVNHGMTLDELKEANGLTSEVAEIGVVLKVK is encoded by the coding sequence ATGAGTAAGAAAAATAAAAATCAAGAAGAGCCTTGGTCTAGACGCTTTGGAGAAGACGAGAGTAACAATACCCGTCAATATTCACGTTCTGCCAGAAAGTATAAGAAACAAGAAATAGCGCCTTTATATAAGGTTATTCTATTTGTCTTTCTCGCTTTACTTGTCATCCCGTTTGCAACTTATGCATGGAGTGAAAAAACTAAAAAAGATCCTGAACCACAGACTGCTGAACAAGTAATGGTTAAAAAACCACAATCAGCTCAGTCGTCATCAGGAAGTCAGGTTTCCTCAGAAGAGGAATCTAGTGAAGAATCGGTATCCTCATCTGAGTCAGTAGACGAACAATCATCTGAATCTCGTCCAATTGAATCAGAAGAAAAACCAGAAAGTTCAACTCCTTCATCAGAAGCAACACCACCAGTTGAATCAACACCAGTGGAAGAAGAACCTAATGACGGTGTTTATTCAAATACATATACGATTAAAGCTGGCGATAATTTATATCGTATTGCGGTTAATCATGGTATGACTTTGGATGAATTAAAAGAAGCAAATGGCTTAACGAGCGAAGTAGCAGAAATTGGCGTCGTTTTAAAAGTTAAATAA
- the cmk gene encoding (d)CMP kinase, translated as MENFSIAIDGPASAGKSTIAKKVASHLGFIYLDTGAMYRSLTYAALKAELVLEDEAALVSLLNTIEITFSYEGDQQKVFVNGEDVTDRIREKDVTQNVSLVSSHEKVRAEMVARQQHIAETGEIVMDGRDIGTVVLPAADLKVFLIASAEERALRRYKESIDKGMSVSLEQLTKELIERDHYDSNRTASPLKKAEDAVELDSTHLTIEQVVEEVLRLAKERLKN; from the coding sequence TTGGAAAATTTCAGTATTGCAATTGATGGACCGGCATCTGCCGGTAAAAGTACCATCGCTAAAAAAGTAGCTAGTCATCTTGGCTTTATCTACCTCGATACAGGAGCAATGTATCGTTCGTTGACTTATGCAGCATTAAAAGCTGAGTTAGTATTAGAGGACGAAGCGGCATTAGTCTCTCTATTAAATACAATTGAGATTACTTTCTCATATGAGGGAGACCAACAAAAAGTCTTTGTTAACGGAGAAGATGTTACTGACCGAATTAGAGAAAAAGATGTCACTCAAAATGTGAGCTTAGTTTCTTCTCATGAAAAGGTAAGAGCGGAAATGGTTGCACGCCAGCAACACATTGCTGAAACAGGAGAAATTGTGATGGATGGTCGTGACATCGGAACGGTTGTTTTACCAGCAGCTGATTTGAAGGTTTTCCTGATCGCATCTGCAGAAGAACGTGCACTAAGACGTTATAAAGAGTCAATTGACAAAGGCATGTCAGTTTCCTTAGAACAATTAACGAAAGAGCTGATCGAACGCGATCATTATGATTCAAATCGTACAGCCTCACCTTTGAAAAAGGCTGAAGATGCAGTTGAATTGGATTCAACTCACCTGACAATTGAACAAGTTGTTGAAGAAGTTCTTAGATTGGCTAAAGAAAGATTAAAAAACTAA
- the rpsA gene encoding 30S ribosomal protein S1: MADFKEHSQANEEELVTMDQMLDAYPPLEVGDTVQGEVLTIEDNQAIVGISGRGVEGVIPYKELSAKPFDDIKEVINVGDVVDLVVIKQIKDKENGSFLLSKRRLDAKKVWKDIQEKYDNNEYIEAPVKEVVKGGLVVDVGVRGFVPASMVEEYFVEDFSSYKGKTMTFKIVELEPSENRLILSHKAVVEAEKETMREEVMSNLAEGDTLEGTVARLTNFGAFIDLGGVDGLVHISQIAHEHVNNPGDVLTIGEKVTVKVLSVDKERGRVSLSIKDTLPGPWELVEEKAAVDSVLTGTVKRLTSFGAFVEVFPGVEGLVHISQISHQHIATPHEVLEEGQEIEVKVLDVKPEEHRLSLSIKALQAQKEEEASSETVEEYTGSYEDESDSSFTLGDVLGEQLKDLQDNE; the protein is encoded by the coding sequence ATGGCAGATTTTAAAGAGCATTCACAAGCAAATGAAGAAGAATTAGTAACGATGGATCAAATGTTGGACGCATATCCACCACTTGAAGTTGGAGATACGGTTCAAGGAGAAGTCCTAACAATTGAAGATAACCAAGCGATTGTTGGTATTAGCGGACGAGGCGTAGAAGGTGTTATTCCTTACAAAGAGCTATCTGCGAAACCATTTGATGACATTAAAGAAGTGATTAATGTTGGCGATGTTGTTGACTTAGTCGTTATTAAACAAATTAAAGACAAAGAAAATGGTAGCTTCTTATTATCGAAACGTCGTCTAGATGCTAAAAAAGTTTGGAAAGACATTCAAGAAAAATATGACAACAATGAGTACATTGAAGCACCTGTTAAAGAAGTTGTTAAAGGTGGTTTAGTTGTTGATGTTGGTGTTCGTGGTTTCGTACCGGCATCAATGGTAGAAGAATACTTTGTAGAAGATTTCTCTAGCTACAAAGGAAAAACAATGACATTCAAAATTGTTGAATTGGAGCCAAGCGAAAATCGTTTAATCCTATCTCACAAAGCAGTTGTTGAAGCTGAAAAAGAAACAATGAGAGAAGAAGTAATGTCTAACTTAGCTGAAGGGGACACACTAGAAGGAACAGTTGCTCGTCTAACAAACTTTGGTGCATTTATTGACCTTGGTGGCGTTGATGGACTTGTTCATATCTCTCAAATTGCTCACGAACATGTGAACAACCCAGGTGATGTGTTAACGATCGGCGAAAAAGTAACAGTTAAAGTATTATCAGTAGATAAAGAACGTGGCCGTGTATCATTAAGTATCAAGGATACACTACCAGGACCATGGGAATTAGTTGAAGAAAAAGCAGCTGTTGACTCTGTTTTAACAGGAACTGTTAAACGTTTAACTAGTTTTGGTGCGTTTGTTGAAGTATTCCCAGGTGTAGAAGGATTAGTTCATATTTCTCAAATTTCTCACCAACATATTGCAACGCCTCATGAAGTTCTAGAAGAAGGCCAAGAAATTGAAGTGAAAGTGTTAGATGTTAAACCAGAAGAACACCGTCTATCACTGAGCATCAAAGCTTTGCAAGCTCAAAAAGAAGAGGAAGCGTCATCTGAAACTGTAGAAGAGTATACAGGGTCTTATGAAGATGAGTCTGACTCATCATTTACATTAGGTGATGTTCTTGGAGAACAACTAAAAGACTTGCAAGATAACGAATAA
- a CDS encoding YpiB family protein: MKRPTLEEKKSFITWFIQNYQLKRRESLWILNYLLNHELLLKNIHFVEDIALTNRGMGLATVGSSNEPFVYFKEGKRFDDPEQAFHDLRLNWKEDFFLELYFDDAYHILSRYGVLEENPFLEVEDQFSAELITRVEESLTRLSWQERKNQLMILIDQALVDNNQDDFNLYTKELKAMDEKNKI; encoded by the coding sequence ATGAAACGGCCAACTCTGGAAGAAAAGAAATCATTCATTACATGGTTTATCCAAAATTACCAGCTCAAAAGAAGAGAATCACTATGGATTTTAAACTATTTATTAAATCATGAACTGCTATTAAAAAACATCCATTTTGTTGAAGACATCGCCTTAACCAACCGAGGTATGGGGCTAGCGACTGTTGGTAGCTCCAATGAGCCATTCGTTTATTTTAAGGAAGGGAAACGGTTTGATGATCCGGAACAAGCTTTTCATGACCTACGTCTGAACTGGAAAGAAGATTTTTTCCTAGAACTCTATTTTGATGATGCCTATCACATTCTGTCTCGTTATGGTGTACTTGAAGAGAACCCATTTTTAGAAGTCGAAGATCAATTTTCAGCAGAGCTGATTACTCGTGTTGAAGAATCATTGACACGTTTATCTTGGCAAGAAAGAAAAAATCAACTCATGATTTTGATTGATCAAGCGCTTGTTGATAATAATCAAGACGATTTTAACTTGTATACAAAAGAGTTAAAAGCAATGGATGAAAAAAATAAGATATAG
- a CDS encoding helix-turn-helix domain-containing protein codes for MELTYLDYLFLDIFSMKEPRKINSLYHILSGKRTVSVMLQAIRYQLAPYYGLLGKLKRDSFENKLNYFEQVGLLTSTTDGLLLTQTGQNLCQDFFRDHTRIIESGQMRHALILPQFKSRFLFLIQVSSESAHKNNHYVPLQLRLTEQSWLKSYIKEQQLEKDVLAKKLGHELLRLLEEVEGLQAGLFVCQFEGNKLSRKTANQLSLLTGLEETEILMAWHQDWLRLMDAVSLKEHSFPLIFHIYQQLSLEGRLCPPSTRDTYVLWMAGHPLDRIAHMRDLKASTINDHLSEIAILYRHFPFDKILTAEMMTFVAQANSEGLALDHQAIQSHFPKISFFENRLMQIMNGGGLVWKN; via the coding sequence GTGGAACTCACATATTTAGATTATCTGTTTTTAGATATTTTTTCAATGAAAGAGCCTAGAAAAATAAATTCACTTTACCATATTTTATCTGGCAAGCGAACTGTATCCGTCATGTTACAAGCCATCCGTTATCAATTGGCGCCTTACTATGGTTTATTAGGTAAATTGAAACGTGATAGTTTTGAAAATAAGCTTAATTATTTTGAACAAGTTGGCTTATTAACATCAACAACTGACGGTCTTCTATTAACACAAACGGGTCAAAATCTTTGTCAGGATTTTTTCAGAGACCATACTAGAATTATAGAAAGCGGTCAGATGAGACATGCTTTAATTTTACCACAATTTAAAAGTCGTTTTTTATTCTTGATTCAAGTTTCATCAGAATCAGCTCATAAAAATAACCACTACGTGCCTCTGCAATTACGATTAACAGAGCAAAGTTGGCTTAAAAGCTATATTAAAGAACAGCAACTCGAAAAAGATGTACTAGCAAAGAAACTTGGACATGAACTCCTTCGATTGTTGGAAGAGGTTGAAGGACTTCAGGCAGGACTATTCGTTTGCCAATTTGAAGGGAATAAGCTTAGTCGAAAAACAGCAAATCAGCTTTCGTTATTAACTGGTTTAGAAGAAACTGAAATTTTAATGGCTTGGCATCAAGATTGGTTAAGGCTAATGGATGCTGTTTCGCTTAAAGAACACAGCTTCCCACTCATCTTTCACATCTATCAGCAATTATCCTTAGAAGGGCGATTATGTCCGCCAAGTACAAGGGATACATATGTATTATGGATGGCGGGTCATCCATTGGATAGAATTGCTCATATGAGAGACTTAAAAGCTTCAACAATAAATGATCATCTATCAGAAATTGCGATTTTGTATCGTCATTTTCCATTCGATAAAATTTTAACAGCTGAGATGATGACCTTTGTGGCTCAAGCAAACAGTGAGGGTCTAGCTTTGGATCATCAAGCGATTCAAAGCCATTTTCCGAAGATTAGTTTTTTTGAAAATCGTTTGATGCAAATTATGAATGGAGGAGGACTAGTGTGGAAGAACTAA
- a CDS encoding tetratricopeptide repeat protein, translated as MNNEAKKMFEAIRLNEQEEAFVHFEESLKQSKEEQDVNGLAEFGQALHLAGFLDQAKDVYDLLKEIAPGLTEWDLFLAEIAIDQNRIEDGLDILLQIDQTSDLYPNALLMMADAYQTMGLYEVSEYKIKEAMKILPDEVVLTYALAQLYHSNGKYKEAISLYEDLVEKDTVDMWQENLFILLADCHNVIGNFEEGIEYLEQLYDDQHTSDSLFQLGFAYLQVKQYNRSIKILEQLLEKDPDYNTAYYYLAVSLEEDHQHQEALEMIKRAIAVNAFQADYYLLEAKLNLKLDNKVEAEAALDRALGLEPDLMEAQLLKLDLLIGQDAFEEVVNVIEAEDDANKQNQQFQWRLAKAYNELEDYDKAGLAFEQAYLTLADNLSFLEDYSDFLREEGNQEKLAELVAKALMLDANHPYFNELRDHLLAGE; from the coding sequence TTGAATAATGAAGCAAAAAAAATGTTTGAAGCAATTAGGCTCAACGAACAAGAAGAAGCGTTCGTTCATTTTGAAGAATCGCTTAAGCAGTCGAAGGAAGAGCAAGATGTCAATGGACTTGCAGAATTCGGCCAAGCATTACACTTAGCAGGCTTTTTAGACCAAGCTAAGGATGTTTATGATTTACTAAAGGAAATAGCTCCAGGTTTAACTGAATGGGATTTATTCTTGGCCGAAATCGCCATTGATCAAAATCGGATTGAGGATGGACTGGATATTCTTCTCCAAATCGATCAAACGAGTGACTTATATCCAAACGCCTTATTAATGATGGCAGATGCTTATCAAACAATGGGACTTTACGAAGTTAGTGAATACAAGATTAAAGAAGCTATGAAAATCTTGCCAGATGAGGTTGTTTTAACTTATGCACTGGCACAGTTATACCATTCAAATGGAAAATATAAAGAAGCCATTAGTCTCTATGAAGATTTAGTTGAAAAAGACACTGTGGATATGTGGCAAGAAAACCTATTTATTTTATTAGCAGACTGCCATAATGTGATTGGTAATTTTGAAGAAGGGATTGAGTATCTGGAGCAACTTTATGATGATCAACATACGTCTGATAGTTTATTCCAGCTAGGATTTGCTTATTTGCAAGTGAAGCAGTATAACCGATCTATTAAAATTTTGGAACAGCTACTTGAGAAGGATCCTGACTATAATACGGCTTACTACTATTTAGCAGTCTCGTTAGAGGAAGACCATCAACATCAAGAAGCGCTTGAAATGATCAAGCGAGCGATTGCTGTCAACGCCTTCCAAGCAGATTATTATTTGTTAGAAGCTAAATTAAACCTTAAGTTAGATAATAAGGTAGAAGCAGAAGCTGCTCTAGACCGTGCACTGGGATTAGAGCCAGATTTAATGGAAGCGCAGTTGTTGAAGTTAGATTTGTTGATCGGTCAAGATGCTTTTGAAGAAGTCGTCAACGTGATTGAAGCTGAGGATGACGCCAATAAGCAAAATCAACAATTCCAATGGCGATTAGCAAAAGCTTATAATGAACTTGAAGATTACGACAAGGCAGGGTTAGCGTTTGAACAAGCCTATCTGACATTAGCGGATAACTTATCCTTCTTAGAAGATTACAGTGACTTTTTAAGAGAAGAAGGGAACCAAGAGAAATTAGCAGAATTAGTAGCTAAGGCGCTAATGTTAGATGCTAATCATCCTTATTTCAATGAATTAAGAGACCATTTATTAGCGGGTGAGTAA
- a CDS encoding RecQ family ATP-dependent DNA helicase produces MEELNLEVILTERFGFDHFKTGQKEAIQALLKGKNVISVLPTGTGKSLIYQFTGYMLDGMVLIVSPLLSLMDNQVAQMRLAGEKRTAALNSMLSRPERHYIEQHLGQYKFLFVSPEMLQSSYFMSLLSEIKIGLFVVDEAHCISQWGQDFRPDYLFLGDVRSKLAYPRTLALTATAPRTVINDIQETLHLKDNVMLDRTDPNRSNIFYHIMEIHPQEKDDQLISLLADYPMPAVIYFSSKKQADSVSQLISERTQLKVDTYHADRSSEDRTTIQRQFLSNKLDVICATSAFGMGINKENIRSIIHYHLPNTVEEYIQEVGRAGRDGKQSMATLLYSYTDLAFKYRKTIETDLTKGVVDTLLQTRDSQLVNLSDADQAMLQIIRYKQMTSDQALDFVENRTLIRTNQLKAMQQFIEAKQCRRDIISRYFEHDTQEKPKWCCSHCQPDNQLLLQEMSSQSVLVGQQEETLTNWKELIKELFDLKK; encoded by the coding sequence GTGGAAGAACTAAATCTTGAAGTCATCTTAACCGAACGGTTTGGTTTTGACCACTTTAAAACAGGGCAAAAAGAAGCGATTCAAGCATTACTTAAAGGCAAAAATGTTATTTCAGTTCTTCCAACTGGAACAGGGAAATCACTTATCTATCAATTTACTGGCTATATGTTAGACGGGATGGTTCTAATTGTTTCACCTTTATTATCACTCATGGATAATCAAGTTGCTCAGATGCGATTAGCAGGAGAGAAACGAACAGCAGCCCTTAATAGTATGCTATCTCGTCCAGAACGCCACTATATTGAACAACATTTAGGTCAATATAAGTTTTTGTTTGTATCACCAGAAATGTTACAGTCCTCTTATTTTATGTCATTACTGAGTGAAATTAAAATTGGGTTGTTTGTCGTTGATGAGGCGCATTGTATCTCCCAGTGGGGACAAGATTTTAGACCGGATTATTTGTTTTTAGGAGATGTTCGAAGCAAACTCGCTTATCCACGCACCCTTGCGCTAACAGCAACAGCGCCTCGAACGGTGATTAATGATATTCAAGAAACATTACACTTAAAGGATAATGTTATGTTAGACCGAACAGACCCTAATCGCTCGAATATTTTTTATCACATTATGGAAATTCATCCACAAGAGAAGGATGATCAACTTATAAGTTTGCTGGCAGATTATCCGATGCCAGCGGTTATTTACTTTTCTAGTAAAAAGCAAGCTGATAGCGTTAGCCAGTTAATTAGCGAACGAACACAACTTAAGGTGGATACCTATCATGCTGATCGTAGCTCAGAAGACAGGACAACCATCCAGAGGCAGTTTCTGAGTAATAAGTTAGATGTAATTTGTGCGACATCAGCTTTTGGAATGGGAATTAACAAAGAGAACATTCGCAGTATTATTCATTACCACCTACCTAATACCGTAGAAGAATATATTCAGGAGGTTGGTCGAGCGGGGCGAGATGGCAAACAGAGTATGGCTACTTTGTTATATAGCTATACAGATTTGGCCTTTAAATACAGAAAAACGATTGAGACAGACTTAACAAAGGGTGTAGTGGACACCTTGCTTCAAACGAGGGATTCTCAACTAGTTAATCTATCAGATGCTGATCAAGCCATGTTGCAAATTATTCGCTATAAACAGATGACCAGTGACCAAGCTCTTGACTTTGTTGAAAACCGTACACTCATCCGAACAAATCAATTAAAAGCCATGCAGCAGTTTATTGAAGCGAAGCAGTGTCGAAGGGATATTATTTCGCGTTATTTTGAACACGATACCCAAGAGAAACCAAAGTGGTGCTGTTCGCATTGTCAGCCGGATAACCAGCTTTTATTACAGGAAATGTCTAGTCAGAGTGTTTTAGTTGGTCAGCAAGAAGAAACATTAACAAATTGGAAAGAATTGATTAAAGAACTGTTTGATTTAAAAAAATAA
- a CDS encoding ECF transporter S component — MLKGNTHRLVGISLFGALGFVLMFIAFPVIPAFSYLKVDFSDLPILLSFLLYGPVGGVMSTLIRSILHYIQTGGDMGYPIGDFASFIATLAYCFPAYWLLKKSKSQKSAIVAFLLGTLSLTVVLSIANLYIITPLYLKILNFSVGNITEYILAGVVPFNLVKGTIISIVFLMVLPKLRPWLVKQNKMLTVK, encoded by the coding sequence ATGTTGAAAGGTAACACACATCGTTTAGTTGGTATTTCATTATTTGGTGCATTAGGATTTGTTTTAATGTTTATTGCATTTCCTGTTATACCCGCTTTTTCTTATTTGAAAGTAGATTTTAGTGATTTACCGATCTTACTATCATTTCTATTGTACGGCCCGGTTGGTGGCGTTATGTCGACCTTAATACGGTCCATCTTACATTATATTCAAACTGGCGGGGATATGGGCTATCCGATTGGTGATTTTGCAAGTTTCATTGCAACACTAGCATACTGTTTCCCAGCTTACTGGTTGCTTAAAAAATCGAAGAGTCAAAAAAGTGCGATTGTAGCATTTTTATTGGGAACACTCTCATTAACAGTCGTTCTGTCGATTGCTAATCTGTATATCATTACACCTTTATATTTGAAGATTTTGAACTTTAGCGTCGGGAACATAACAGAATACATTTTAGCAGGTGTTGTACCCTTTAATTTGGTAAAAGGAACGATTATTAGTATTGTTTTCTTAATGGTGCTGCCTAAATTGCGACCTTGGCTTGTTAAACAAAATAAAATGCTGACGGTTAAGTAA
- the der gene encoding ribosome biogenesis GTPase Der, which produces MPNPVIAIVGRPNVGKSTIFNRLAGERISIVEDIPGVTRDRIYAEGEWLGRTFDIIDTGGIDLKDEPFMSQIKLQAQVAMEEADIIVFITSVREGVTEGDENVARLLYQSGKPVILAVNKADNPEMRADIFDFYSLGLGEPYPISGSHGLGLGDLLDAVVSELPPEEHFQDEEDVINFCLIGRPNVGKSSLVNAILGEDRVIVSDIAGTTRDAIDTSFVDDEGVKFKMIDTAGIRKRGKVTESTEKFSVMRAMRAIDRSDIVLMVLNAEEGIQEQDKRVAGYAHDAGKGIVIVVNKWDKIEKDNHTMNKFEEKIRDEFQYLSYAPIIYVSALTKQRLVQIPDKIKEVSESQNRRISSSLLNDVLMDAIARNPTPTDKGRRLKIYYMTQVGSKPPTFVLFVNDPELLHFSYERFIENQIRNTFSFDGTPFRIIARQKK; this is translated from the coding sequence ATGCCGAATCCTGTTATTGCTATTGTAGGAAGACCAAACGTCGGAAAATCGACTATTTTTAATCGTCTTGCGGGAGAAAGGATTTCCATCGTTGAAGATATTCCTGGAGTGACGAGAGACCGAATTTATGCTGAAGGTGAATGGTTAGGCCGTACATTTGATATCATCGATACAGGTGGAATTGATTTAAAGGATGAACCATTTATGAGCCAAATTAAATTGCAGGCTCAAGTTGCAATGGAAGAAGCTGATATTATTGTCTTTATTACCAGTGTACGTGAAGGCGTAACAGAAGGTGATGAGAACGTTGCACGCTTACTTTACCAATCTGGTAAACCGGTCATACTTGCAGTTAACAAAGCAGATAACCCGGAGATGCGTGCTGATATTTTTGATTTTTATAGTTTAGGATTAGGCGAACCATATCCGATTTCAGGAAGTCACGGTCTAGGCCTAGGTGACTTGTTGGATGCAGTTGTATCTGAGTTGCCACCAGAAGAACATTTCCAAGATGAAGAAGATGTGATTAATTTCTGTTTAATTGGTCGACCAAATGTTGGGAAATCATCGCTTGTGAATGCCATTTTAGGTGAAGACCGCGTGATTGTATCAGACATTGCAGGTACAACGCGTGATGCCATTGATACAAGCTTTGTTGACGACGAAGGTGTCAAATTTAAAATGATTGATACGGCTGGTATTCGTAAACGTGGAAAGGTAACAGAATCAACTGAGAAATTCAGTGTGATGCGTGCAATGCGTGCGATTGACCGCTCTGATATTGTCTTAATGGTATTGAATGCTGAAGAAGGTATTCAAGAACAAGATAAACGTGTTGCCGGTTATGCTCATGATGCAGGTAAGGGTATTGTAATTGTCGTTAATAAGTGGGATAAAATTGAAAAAGATAATCACACGATGAATAAGTTTGAAGAAAAAATTCGTGATGAGTTTCAATATTTATCTTATGCGCCGATTATTTATGTATCTGCGTTAACTAAACAACGCCTTGTTCAAATTCCTGACAAAATTAAAGAGGTTAGCGAATCTCAAAATCGTCGTATTTCGTCATCGTTATTGAATGATGTCCTAATGGATGCTATTGCGAGAAACCCTACGCCAACTGATAAAGGAAGACGCTTGAAAATCTATTACATGACACAAGTTGGCTCTAAACCACCAACATTTGTCTTGTTTGTAAATGATCCAGAGTTACTCCATTTTTCTTATGAGCGCTTTATTGAAAATCAAATTCGAAACACCTTTAGTTTTGATGGTACACCATTTAGAATTATTGCAAGACAAAAGAAATAA